In the Sander lucioperca isolate FBNREF2018 chromosome 24, SLUC_FBN_1.2, whole genome shotgun sequence genome, AAAAGAAATGCACTACGGTAATCCATTTGCAGAGGTTTAACAAGATATTACTGACACTGTATATTGTTCATATGGGTTTTaaaggttttcttttttatttatttagtataCAGATCTTTATCTCTGTGTTTGCTGGAaatctttgtttttaatttatagGAGggatgtctctttttttctctcctttttatagatttttatttatggatagtaatttataaaaaataaaaaaataagcttGTTTGTCTTTGAGTGTATGCCCGGGAGGGGGAGGCGTTGTCTGCCTCTGTTCAGCTCTCAGCAGTGATGTGAAAAGACCTTATAGATTTGAGTCTCGCTGGTTATTTCATGATTGACTTTGCATTTTTATAGAatttcatttctttaaaaagcTAAAAACTTGCATCAGGATTGGTTTTAAACTGAAATCTTTAGTTTTTGAAAAACTTTAACTGTAGAATAAGACTTCTAAGTCTAAAtcttttcatcatcactgtgtGGTTAAAGATGGACAGCAGTGGACAAACATGCCTAGTTTCATAGTGAAAGCCAGCAGGAGCCTCATACACTCTGTGCTTTTATTTCCAATCTCAGTTTTTCTGTTTGCACACGTGTAAATTCAGACTGAACGGCACCGTCCAGCTACAGTACACCACCTGTACTTTGTCAGTGTCGGCTCAgactgtttttatgttgttttttacttttgtaaacAGGTCCAGTGATCTGCTGCCAATTtagtttttcaaaaaacatgatGTGCCTTTTTCATGGTTCAACTTTGGGTTCTGCTTGTGTTTAATTATGGGCGAGCTGTTTCAGCCTGACAGTCGGCTGTGGTGtgtcagagatcagcttcaGGTCAGCAACACTTGGAACCTGATCAAACGCAGCTTAGCACTCGTCATACAGCTTTCACTCCCAAATTGAGCCTGAATCAGATTTATCTTTTGCTTGAATTGAAATCATTTTAATTATGTATCTAACTTTAATTTATTACAATTAAAATCAGTTAATTGAATTGCTCCAAACCTTGTGATTTGTTCCATTTGGTTGAGTTGCTTAGGTCTGGAAAAGTAAACTGATTGGCCATTCACAGAACTATAAGAAAGGATGATACCAGTGTTTGTTCACTTCAGTGAATGTTTACTTTACCATCTTGAAAATGCCAGTAGCCTATCAGTGGATGTACATGTTTATAGTAATTGGATTACCATTACCTTCCAGCAGTAATTTGATTTCAGAAACATCCATGTAAACACTTAATTTGGTatcctttttccccccagttaATCAATTAGAAATTAGTTTTCTACATGACTAAAAACCATGTATAAACTGGTGAGTAATCAATTAATGCAGCACACTGATTTTATTACTTTAAACTGATTACTCACAGTGATATAGTAAGAAAGAAACGATAGTGGTGTTATCCTTTCATTTACAGCATAAGGCTTATGATATTCTATAGTGGTGTTATTTTCAAAACGTCCCATGTGtggaccaaaaccaacaatgtgttagtctgtctctcaatactttAACTTCCCTACCTGTCTGTGGGATTTGCTGGCAATaacaataatatagaatatcaccactTTTTCTTGTACATGTCAAATAAGTGTACCATAGTGAAACTTGGCTTCAGTTATTTTTCAATAAACAACAAGAGTCTGTCAAACCTGTTCTGTTGCAGTAAAGCCTTATGTAACTTTCTGTTAGTCAGGCTTATTCTGAGCATGCTGTCCATCAGATTATCAACTGTTTGGTTTCAAAAGAACAAAATGGTTTCTTCACCATATCTGTCTTTGTTAACCTCAGCATTGAATGTCTccattgtaaaaaaacaacaaaaaaactagaCCAGCTACTTACAGTCATACAACATGTATCAATCTTTGTGTTTTAATCTGTCAGTTAGCATCCAGTGAATCACTAGAGTGGTGATGATTGTGGTCCAAGCGGTGAAAGGTGAATAACGCaatgatgacatttttttttgttttcacagtccTTGACAAGTAAGAAggatataactttatttttaaataaacctTTTTTCTGTGACAAAAGGCTCAGACTCTGgtttaatatttgttttacaTCACAGTGATACAGATTCAGTATTTACATCGGCACAAGAGAGTACAGCAGCACAGGCCAAGGGGGCAGCTAGAGCCCCACAGTGTGAGCAGATACACATGTCTAACAAGTCATACAATGTTTAGTAAATGATTACCATCAACCAGCATTACTACTGCTATTACTCCACAAGTCAACATACTTAATTCACCAGAAAAATAAAGAGTTCCCTTATAAATACCAAAACAAACAGCCGTTCCAGATAAGAGAGGACACATATTGACTTTTGACACAATATCAAGATCAATGTTGACTTGTCTGTTGTCCAAAACCATCACTGCAGCATGTGTGTTGGAAGCAGTTTCACTGATGGGGAGCCAACATGGTGTTAAGTGGTAACAACCACCAGGCatcatgtacatttattttatgtcttttttattttatatttgtatttatttcatttcaagGTTTGGGTATGAACACTTGCAACTGTGCTACCACAGACAGAAACCTGTCGGTCACCTCTCGCCCTCGGCCCAGGCAGCCTCTATACCTGTGCTGCCCGctgaaagaaaagcacacattgATCAAatgctcctcatctctgaacTGAAGATGGTGCTGTACAGAGCCTCGCCACCTCTTCTGAAGGATGTCCTTCTCTTCAACCACATAGGGAGGGTTGAAGAGAAGGACATCCACTTTTCCACTTAAGCGGGACAGGAGACACTCCGCCTAAaaaatgaaggaaaggaaaacaACCCATACAATTCAGAAACTTGCACTCGGACCATTTGAATATCTGACATGTGAATGTAAAAGCCTCAGCAGTGATGTGTTGACAGGCTGCAGTGAAACATTGTTACAGGGAGCTGTCTTTGCTGTGCACTGTGCTGCTGCAGGATTAACATCAGTGCAACTGAGGGAGACAATCATGCTTCTATTTAAGATTGTTTTTCCTCCCATGCATTTACAACAAGTAAGCTGTAAGTTGTATTGGCTGGGCGTGAGAATTGTCTTTTCTTTAAACTCACAGATATAGAGCTGAAGGTCCAACCACTGATGCCAGAAAAGCTGACAGCACTCCTGAGCCACTGGCCTTCAGGTGATGTTCAGGTGAACTAAAGGAAATACAGTTTATGACGCTGTCTGAGCACAGAAATCTTTATTTTCTACCTAGGAAATTGTTTATAAAAATgatgttttatgtaaaaagagaaaacaaacttCAACCTTCTGAACACCAAAGCGGCCACCTGACTAGCGGGTTTTAGAAGACGTAACACAGGCGACTTCTACATTTCTACATAGACTTAATATGTCTATATAACATTAACTTTACTCTGTACTGTATTTGCATGTATATAAAAGACGTCAGAGGTTGGACTGCACGCCACACAGCATACTCCTTCCCTAGGCAATAATCATCCGTGGCACTATCCACACGCCATAACccggacacacaaacaaacacgggGTTCCTGTGTCCCGTTGCTAACTTACAGCTAGCTTATGCTAACGTCTGTACAGTTGGTACTTTGGCTGTTTGGGGCGAACAAACAAACGACCCAGCGGTCGCATTCACCGCCATGACAGGTGcttttatttgtcacacaccTACCTGTAGATATGTGCAGCCTCAACAGATGTCATCTGGTAAGAAGAGGAAGCTTCTACAGACCAAGCGAAGGAACATCCTCTCTGTGCTGAAGCTCTGAGGTGGGACATGCTTACTCTCAGGATTAGCTAACTAACAGCTGCTGCGTTGAAGGATTGAGTTCATTTGAAAGGCTCAGATCACACAGAGAACATCGTCCACAGTAAGGATTATGAAATACATCTTGAGTAACTGAGACACTGTGTGTGGAAAAGTATTTTTTCCTCAAACAAAATGTTAATGAAAAAAAGACTCGATGGCTCACATGGTTGTGTTGTTAGGTCAGTAGAGGCATTTTCAGTGCCGTTACCTTGTGTTAGACCCAGGTTGTGTTGTGGTGTTTATGCTGAAGAAGTCTAATAGGACTATATGTAGTGATAGAGCAGAGTGTACGCTGCTGTCTTCCCTGTGTGTTACGTCTTCTAAAGCCCGCTGGTCAGGTGGCTGCTTTGGTGTTCAGAAGGTCGTAGTTTGAAGCCCTCGGCAGGTCTGTCGGGTTTCGAAGGAGTAAACGCGCAAAGCAatgtgtgaaatgtttcagaGAATTCGTGCTGAAGCTGAATGTTCTGTCAGCTCATGACAACGATGGCAGCGTTAGTTTTAGAGTTGTTGGTAAGCTGTCAGAGAGGACGTGTGAGTGTGGTAGGCTTGGTGGTGTAGTGCTGCTGTTAGTTGTCATAAATCTCTGAGAACGTTTAGCTGGTTCCATCTTCTCCACTCAGATGGGTTTAGGGTTTGACATTTTGTAGCAATGAAAAGAATGCAGCCAAGGGTGAAAGCAGATTGTAGTTGTTTCCGGTACTACTACCCTCCATCCCTTAATATTGTTCTGCTCAGCTTCATGCAtccctgaacacacacattgcatttatttaaattgtGCCACAGAATAGTTTGTTAAGGTTGACAAAACTTTTCAAACCATACAACTTTGCTGGTAATTTGTCAGCCATTGACCGGTGCAGATGACATCATTTGTGTGGTTTGGTcatcaaaaaaatcaaatacGGGAAAATGAAATCAAACGCACCGTTCCaagcactgtgtgtgtttagtaaGTAAAGAAGTGCGGTCGCCCACCATTATTATGCCAGAGTTCCAGAAGTTGCATAGCTTGTTTGACCTGCCGTCCGTGGTGTTGGAATAAACTGAAGATCACGAAACATCACAACTTATTttgtctgttattttattttggagATTTTTGCCATTAACGACCCACAGCTCTGAATATCAGGCAGTCAGCTGTAGGAGAAGTTGACGTTAGCCAGCAGTAACTAAACAGCTTTGGACAGGCGCTTCCCTCCAGCATGGATTAAAAACCCACTGACACTGGAACAATTTAGAAGCAATTCATGAGAAAACTAATGTCAAATGTCAGCAGCTGTCTTTTCTTGTTGGAAATGTGATGGTGACGGGTTGTTGTATGTGGGTTTTGGCAGGCGGCGGCTGCTGTTCCCACTTCCTGTGTACCGGCACTGCATCATTTAGTGGTATGGCGTATCAGACCCCTTTCCCCCCTGGTTGCAGCCCATATATTAATACGTAtcacacatttcatttgttaCGGTCTTTGTGTCCGCTGGATTGCAATGCAGCTGCATGCAGTTAACCTTAGGGTGCAGCTCAGATACTAAATGATGTCAGCAAGACACTGCCTGTCCTCTGCATGTGAGCTACAGTTCTCAGCACTAGTAGCTTCACCTTGTGTCTCGGTGTCTTTTATTCCTCCTTGAGGaaaagaaatggacacaaaTGTTTTGAAGCAGAATAATCCAGTAAACTCTTGTTTTCTCCCCAGATGAGTGCAGAGTTTCCGGACCACAACGGAGAAGTTCCTTCACTTCATTCATGCCTTCTTCATACCGTACTCACTGTAtactcatagtattgtatgccatgaaaaaaaaattaataaagtaagtagtagtagtagtagtagtagtagtagtagtagtagtagtagtatgtatgtatgtatgtatgtatgtatgtatgtatgtatgtatgtatgtatgtatgtatgtatgtatttattatatcAAAAAAAGCTCTGAAAAGTCATACAGAATGTCAAAAAGTGTTATTACATAGTTATTACATTGTAATAACACTGttataacatgtgttatgtCAGAAAATCTGTCAAAAAGtgttattatacagtacataaaagtGGACgtaaatttttttttgtccataaaaaaaaagtattttctctAGATTACTCTGAGTTTATCTTACCTACTCgggtctctccctttctctgaaTTGTCCTAATCTTCGGAGTTCTCCTACTCTGGTCTCTCCCTTTTGCCCTACTCTTCTCTGAGTTCTCCTACTTTGGACTGTCCCTTTCTGAGTTGTCCTACTGTGCTATCTTCCTTTGTCTCAGTTGTCGTACTGATATCTGCGTACGCGTCCTGtggtctctccctttctctgagTTCTCCTACTCTGGTCTCTTCCTTTCTTTGTCTTAATACTGTCCTAGTCTCCTCTTGCCTGCACTTCCTTTCCTAACCTCTCTAAGTGGCCTATCTAAGTGTTTGCACATACGCTGGCACCGAGCCGGTCTTGAACTCTCGACCCTGGGCGCCTTAGAGTCGAGCACAAACCAGCAGCACTACCGACGCAAGTACGCACGCAAGAGTTCTCTGGGTGTATTTGTCTTTGTCATTCTGGGTGTAAAGCTCAAAATAAGTTGACTTATCCCAGTATTGGAACCCACAACCTTTGTGTCTTCCAACCCGCAGTCCATCACACTGAGCTATCAGATCTGATACAATTTGCACCTGTCTAGATGTGTATTTGACTTCTTCATTGTGGGTGTTGGACCTTAAAATTTAGTGCGCCTCAAAAGAGTTGAACCCACAACCTTCTGAATAGATCATGTCACAGCTATCATGCTGAGCTATCCATGATGCTGGAAATGGTTTGGTTGGAGGTTGTATTTAATGTTCACATCACTGAGGCGAGACATTTAAAAAGCTTTTGACTGAGCTGGGATATGATCCCTCAACCTCAGCTTGTCATGTCAGCATCTTATCCTGGTGAGCTATTCCTCAGACTGGGAAAAGGGATTTTCGTTCTATTATTTGTTCTTCACACTACCAGGGAGACTCCTTGGACATTACCTCAACACATCTAGTCAAGTTCAAGAGTGCCAATTCGGACCATGGGGTCGGAGCTTGTTAATAAGCAGCTGAATGCTGTGTGGGACAAAGGATGTGTAGCCTCTTTTAGTCCCCTGGGGACAATAAAGGATTTATTTGTTCActcattaattcattcattcatgtgcCCTCCCACTCCTGAAAGTTTTTATTATGAGAGAGAGAAGTGGCTCAACAAGACAGGCTGAATATATAAGGCAGGCCACCAGGCACGTCCTTTGACAGCGACATGACCAGTGGATCCGATCTAGcatataacccccccccccccgtctggCTAAAGATGTCCAAGGAGTCTCCCTGGTAGTGTGAAGAACAAATAATAGAACGAAAATCCCTTTTCCCAGTCTGAGGAATAGCTCACCAGGATAAGATGCTGACATGACAAGCTGAGGTTGAGGGATCATATCCCAGCTCAGTCAAAAGCTTTTTAAATGTCTCGCCTCAGTGATGTGAACATTAAATACAACCTCCAACCAAACCATTTCCAGCATCATGGATAGCTCAGCATGATAGCTGTGACATGATCTATTCAGAAGGTTGTGGGTTCAACTCTTTTGAGGCGCACTAAATTTTAAGGTCCAACACCCACAATGAAGAAGTCAAATACACATCTAGACAGGTGCAAATTGTATCAGATCTGATAGCTCAGTGTGATGGACTGCGGGTTGGAAGACACAAAGGTTGTGGGTTCCAATACTGGGATAAGTCAACTTATTTTGAGCTTTACACCCAGAATGACAAAGACAAATACACCCAGAGAACTCTTGCGTGCGTACTTGCGTCGGTAGTGCTGCTGGTTTGTGCTCGACTCTAAGGCGCCCAGGGTCGAGAGTTCAAGACCGGCTCGGTGCCAGCGTATGTGCAAACACTTAGATAGGCCACTTAGAGAGGTTAGGAAAGGAAGTGCAGGCAAGAGGAGACTAGGACAGTATTAAGACAAAGAAAGGAAGAGACCAGAGTAGGAGAActcagagaaagggagagaccaCAGGACGCGTACGCAGATATCAGTACGACAACTGAGACAAAGGAAGATAGCACAGTAGGACAACTCAGAAAGGGACAGTCCAAAGTAGGAGAACTCAGAGAAGAGTAGGGCAAAAGGGAGAGACCAGAGTAGGAGAACTCCGAAGATTAGGACAAttcagagaaagggagagacccGAGTAGGTAAGATAAACTCAGAGTAATCTagagaaaatactttttttttatggacaaaaaaaaatttacGTCCacttttatgtactgtataataacaCTTTTTGACAGATTTTCTGacataacacatgttataaCAGTGTTATTACAATGTAATAACTATGTAATAACACTTTTTGACATTCTGTATGACTTTTCAGAGCTTTTTTTgatataataaatacatacatacatacatacatacatacatacatacatacatacatacatacatacatacatacatactactactactactactactactactactactactactactacttactttattaatttttttttcatggcatacaatactatgagtaTACAGTGAGTACGGTATGAAGAAGGCATGAATGAAGTGAAGGAACTTCTCCGTTGTGGTCCGGAAACTCTGCACTCATCTGGGGAGAAAACAAGAGTTTACTGGATTATTCTGCTTCAAAACAtttgtgtccatttcttttCCTCAAGGAGGAATAAAAGACACCGAGACACAAGGTGAAGCTACTAGTGCTGAGAACTGTAGCTCACATGCAGAGGACAGGCAGTGTCTTGCTGACATCATTTAGTATCTGAGCTGCACCCTAAGGTTAACTGCATGCAGCTGCATTGCAATCCAGCGGACACAAAGACCGtaacaaatgaaatgtgtgaTACGTATTAATATATGGGCTGCAACCAGGGGGGAAAGGGGTCTGATACGCCATACCACTAAATGATGCAGTGCCGGTACACAGGAAGTGGGAACAGCAGCCGCCGCCTGCCAAAACCCACATACAACAACCCGTCACCATCACATTTCCAACAAGAAAAGACAGCTGCTGACATTTGACATTAGTTTTCTCATGAATTGCTTCTAAATTGTTCCAGTGTCAGTGGGTTTTTAATCCATGCTGGAGGGAAGCGCCTGTCCAAAGCTGTTTAGTTACTGCTGGCTAACGTCAACTTCTCCTACAGCTGACTGCCTGATATTCAGAGCTGTGGGTCGTTAATGGCAAAAATctccaaaataaaataacagacaaAATAAGTTGTGATGTTTCGTGATCTTCAGTTTATTCCAACACCACGGACGGCAGGTCAAACAAGCTATGCAACTTCTGGAACTCTGGCATAATAATGGTGGGCGACCGCACTTCTTTACttactaaacacacacagtgcttGGAACGGTGCGTTTGATTTCATTTTCCCgtatttgatttttttgatgACCAAACCACACAAATGATGTCATCTGCACCGGTCAATGGCTGACAAATTACCAGCAAAGTTGTATGGTTTGAAAAGTTTTGTCAACCTTAACAAACTATTCTGTGGCacaatttaaataaatgcaatgtgtgtgttcagggaTGCATGAAGCTGAGCAGAACAATATTAAGGGATGGAGGGTAGTAGTACCGGAAACAACTACAATCTGCTTTCACCCTTGGCTGCATTCTTTTCATTGCTACAAAATGTCAAACCCTAAACCCATCTGAGTGGAGAAGATGGAACCAGCTAAACGTTCTCAGAGATTTATGACAACTAACAGCAGCACTACACCACCAAGCCTACCACACTCACACGTCCTCTCTGACAGCTTACCAACAACTCTAAAACTAACGCTGCCATCGTTGTCATGAGCTGACAGAACATTCAGCTTCAGCACGAATTCtctgaaacatttcacacatTGCTTTGCGCGTTTACTCCTTCGAAACCCGACAGACCTGCCGAGGGCTTCAAACTACGACCTTCTGAACACCAAAGCAGCCACCTGACCAGCGGGCTTTAGAAGACGTAACACACAGGGAAGACAGCAGCGTACACTCTGCTCTATCACTACATATAGTCCTATTAGACTTCTTCAGCATAAACACCACAACACAACCTGGGTCTAACACAAGGTAACGGCACTGAAAATGCCTCTACTGACCTAACAACACAACCATGTGAGCCATCGAGTCTTTTTTTCATTAACATTTTGTTTGAGGAAAAAATACTTTTCCACACACAGTGTCTCAGTTACTCAAGATGTATTTCATAATCCTTACTGTGGACGATGTTCTCTGTGTGATCTGAGCCTTTCAAATGAACTCAATCCTTCAACGCAGCAGCTGTTAGTTAGCTAATCCTGAGAGTAAGCATGTCCCACCTCAGAGCTTCAGCACAGAGAGGATGTTCCTTCGCTTGGTCTGTAGAAGCTTCCTCTTCTTACCAGATGACATCTGTTGAGGCTGCACATATCTACAGGTAggtgtgtgacaaataaaagCACCTGTCATGGCGGTGAATGCGACCGCTGGGTCGTTTGTTTGTTCGCCCCAAACAGCCAAAGTACCAACTGTACAGACGTTAGCATAAGCTAGCTGTAAGTTAGCAACGGGACACAGGAACcccgtgtttgtttgtgtgtccggGTTATGGCGTGTGGATAGTGCCACGGATGATTATTGCCTAGGGAAGGAGTATGCTGTGTGGCGTGCAGTCCAACCTCTGACGTCTTTTATATACATGCAAATACAGTACAGAGTAAAGTTAATGTTATATAGACATATTAAGTCTATGTAGAAATGTAGAAGTCGCCTGTGTTACGTCTTCTAAAACCCGCTAGTCAGGTGGCCGCTTTGGTGTTCAGAAGGTTGaagtttgttttctctttttacataaaacatcATTTTTATAAACAATTTCCTAGGTAGAAAATAAAGATTTCTGTGCTCAGAAGGGTTTATGTTAGTACATGAACATATTGGGTGTTGTAGTTCTGGATGTTTTCAGTTGTATATTATTGTGTATGTACTTTCAAATACCTTTTCCTGATTGTACATACTTTTATTCAGgtaacatttccaatgcagTACCTTTATCTGGAACCGAGTATTACTACAGTATGGTGGTATAGTTTTGctcaagtaaaggatctgaatacttcttctaccTCTGGTTTTAGTATTTATTCCACTATGTAGCCAAATATGTGTAACTTCTATTAATTAAGCCATCTTTTTTTCAACAGCAGAGGaaactgatgtgtttttgtttcatttcacACCAACAAGGCAGGTTGAACAGTATTAAAATCCCTCCGTGTCCGAgtagttaaaaataaaatatctaaAATTAAACAATAACAGATATAAGAAAATAAGACTTCAATTAAAATGATAGTATATTCAAACAATTGATTTGTACAAGTATTTACTGACTCAAGCGTTTAAACAGCAACcatgtaaaagtcatagtaaagtatgtcgaaaaaagtgataaaaatagtAATGGCAAGGTACGAGCTTTACGTCTCCAGAGGCTGACTAATGACCACAGTCTGTACATCGATCAGCCCAACTGTCAGCATCACTTGAGAAGTCCAGAACACTTCTCAGGGGGCATTCTATTAGACTTAGTTATTCATTATATATTTGAATTCAGATAtactatatcacttttttgacatactatactatgacttaaaTCATCTTTTTGACATACGATGactcttatttatttttaaattactatactatgactttttaggccttattttcaacatactatactttgacttttttaggaTTCTTTTCAAAATACTAAAAGCTGTTCTGTTGCATTATGTAACTTTGTTAGGCTTATTCTGAGCATCAGATTATCAACTGTTTGGTTTCAAAAGAACAAAAAGGTTCTTCACCTTATCTGTCTTTGTTAACCTCAGCATTGAATGTctccattgtaaaaaaaatttaaataaaagaatTGCTACTTTTAGTCATACAAATATGTATCAATCTTGTGTTTTAATCTGTCAGTTAGCATCCAGTGTCTGAATCGCCAGAGTGCTGGTGATTGTGTTTCAAGGGGTGATAGGTGAAAAATgcaatcagggtttttcctaGCATTAAAAGACTTAGGTGCAGACGTTTTGGGCAGCAActaagccgaatgaatgtaaaatcaatgtgagctTCAAAACTAAGTGATACTCAGAAATACTGATacctaatgattgtagttggacttctttaacAAGCTATGTCTTTAAGTTTttgagtgtttatttattatctgctctagcatTTCCAACGTTTTTTGACACATATATGGTAATAAttatggtccaaaatgatgtcacatcactttttcttttttactgaaaaacatcagattttctTGAGGGATTTACCCCTAAACCCCATCGCCAACGAAGGGTTAGGGAACCCAAGTCTTTCACCTGCccaatgacatttttttgttttcacagtccTTGACGAGTAAGAGggatataactttatttttaaataaacctTTATTCTGTGACAAAAGGCTCAGACTCTGgtttaatatttgttttacaTCACAGCGATACAGATTCAGTATTTACATCGGCACAAGAGAGTACAGCAGCACAGGCCAAGGGGGCAGCTAGAGCCCCACAGTGTGAGCAGATACACATGTCTAACAAGTCATACAATATTGAGCACACATGGAGTTAAATTTGGGCCTCGTACACATTTTAGTCACAAATAGAACTCCATAAACTGATGACTCTCATAACCTAAATACCACTTTTGTATTCAAATAAAGGTCCTTAAATGTGAATCAACACTGAAGCACATTTGTCTCACTTTCGAGTCACTGCAGAAAACTCAGACTTGAGGAAAATGTATGAAAACGCCGAAAAATGAACACCTCTCTCCTGCTCCTGAAATCTATGACAATCAAACAGCTGAAAATCCACCTGataattacattcacattttgcaCTGAACACTGAGCAGTACGATTAAGGCTTCGGAGTTAAGAAGGAGCACAGATGGGATGGAAAGAACCATTTTAAGTTTGGTAGGTGATTTCCAGGTGTTATTCTAAATTGATGACatactttacaaaaataacaacCTCCTTCTCAATGCTTGGGTGCAGTTCAGTAGCCACTGTGCTTCAGTAAACTCTATTTTGTGCTTTTCCATTTCACAGCAAAATTTCAGGGTAAAAGCAAACACCATTAGAGCAGAAAAATGAGCCACTCCAACTGGCAGCCATAGTGGGGGAAAGAGTTAAGCTGATGGTGCATTTAAGACAAGTTTAGGATCTATGAACACCAGACAAGTCAAAATCTTGTGTAAAATGGTCTATAGTAAATGATTAACATCAATCCACATTACTTATGTTATACTCCACAAGTCAACATACTTAATTCACCAGAAAAAATAAAGAGTTCCCTTATAAATACCAAAACAAACAGCCGTTCCAGATAAGAGAGGACACATATTGACTTTTGACACAATATCAAGATCAATAT is a window encoding:
- the LOC116044609 gene encoding methyltransferase N6AMT1-like, with the translated sequence MSHLRASAQRGCSFAWSVEASSSYQMTSVEAAHIYSSPEHHLKASGSGVLSAFLASVVGPSALYLCTDVNPAAAQCTAKTAPCNNVSLQPVNTSLAECLLSRLSGKVDVLLFNLQKRWAAQV